The following proteins are encoded in a genomic region of Amphiura filiformis chromosome 18, Afil_fr2py, whole genome shotgun sequence:
- the LOC140139756 gene encoding melatonin receptor type 1B-A-like — MDNSTIIPYNSYEERIVLACIVLFISAFGAVGNIMVITAVGLSKTLRTKTNIFVVNLSIADLSACLAMPWSSIALLSKDQWLLPGTEGLCQVSGMIVFISIGCSMWNLTFIAINRLVLITRSFSMYQKVCSPCAITVMVLLSWIIPVTLISIPTLVGFGKIGFERHRHTCVEILSTPQAEKYDIYQSIVTGLLLLTIAICYVLIYIHVRRHFKNTEHLHDTPLAGNHQEPSTSTDHTSLPSTPTTSSSTYTKGVVHHRDTKKRRDMVEITKNLFIVVCVLLVCLIPFIVVDSVDSLPDSLEVYAATITLVNSSLNPLIYAWRHPHFKVVLRLMMRCRYRKIPRPSNILRKFLQ; from the coding sequence ATGGATAACAGTACAATCATTCCATACAACAGCTACGAAGAACGCATAGTTCTTGCCTGCATTGTTCTCTTCATTTCTGCCTTCGGTGCCGTTGGTAACATCATGGTCATTACAGCTGTTGGTCTCTCCAAGACATTACGAactaaaacaaacatttttgtggtGAATCTCAGCATTGCTGATCTGTCTGCATGTCTTGCAATGCCATGGTCGAGTATTGCCCTTCTGAGTAAGGACCAATGGCTGTTACCTGGAACAGAGGGACTTTGTCAAGTTTCAGGAATGATCGTGTTCATATCAATTGGATGCAGTATGTGGAATTTGACATTTATTGCTATCAACAGACTCGTACTCATCACGAGATCATTTAGTATGTATCAGAAGGTATGTTCCCCTTGCGCGATAACAGTTATGGTTCTTCTGAGTTGGATCATACCGGTAACTCTAATAAGCATTCCAACTTTGGTAGGATTTGGTAAAATCGGTTTTGAACGACACCGTCATACGTGCGTCGAAATCCTTAGTACACCACAAGCTGAAAAGTACGATATATATCAAAGCATCGTAACTGGCCTTTTACTACTTACTATTGCGATTTGCTATGTGCTAATATACATTCACGTCAGGCGCCATTTTAAGAACACAGAACATCTTCATGATACACCTTTAGCTGGAAATCACCAAGAGCCTTCCACGTCCACAGATCATACCTCGCTGCCGTCGACCCCGACTACGTCCTCGTCTACTTATACAAAAGGTGTAGTGCATCATCGAGACACCAAGAAGAGAAGAGATATGGTAGAAATCACCAAAAACCTGTTCATTGTCGTCTGTGTCTTGTTGGTCTGTCTGATACCGTTCATCGTTGTTGACTCGGTGGACTCTCTTCCAGATTCTCTGGAAGTCTACGCGGCGACGATAACTCTTGTGAATTCATCGCTCAACCCGCTGATTTACGCATGGCGCCATCCGCATTTTAAAGTAGTCCTTCGATTAATGATGAGATGCAGATACAGGAAAATTCCTCGTCCGTCAAATATCCTTCGCAAGTTTCTTCAATAG